DNA sequence from the Juglans microcarpa x Juglans regia isolate MS1-56 chromosome 5S, Jm3101_v1.0, whole genome shotgun sequence genome:
TAGACACAAAAGATTGAGTTAACTCAAAGATAAACTAGCACGGCTGGGTATATGAGTAGTGAGAAATGCTTCAATCTATAATTTACGATTGAGAGGACATTTTTGCAATTGACATGCTGTCTTATACTAGTGGGGAGTGGCTTTATTGTCATCATGGAATGTGCGCTATTTGAGAAGTTTGGATTTGAAATGTGAAATCTGAGTTGTGTTTCATATTTTGCAGGTCTTGTATCATTGTACCATTCGAACGTTGGATGGAGTTGTTGTTGAATCTACTAGATTTGAAAATGGAGGTCAGTTGATTGTATGCCTCTAGTTACGTTTTGAGTAAACTGAAAAAGACACTTCTGTATTTTCCCTCTGGTTACATATCATATGTTTTCTTTGCAAAAATGGTTGCTGTTCTATCCTGTACATTAGTAATGCCTATACggtcaactcattttatttcctttggTTTGGCTGTTCTTATCTCTTATGACTGCAGAAATCACATAGACAGTGATGGTTTAGAGAATAGCACTTGAGTTCTTTGTTCAATACTTTTAAGGTTTATGTTTCAACTGCATTGTAGATTCCTTTTGAGGTTCGATATAATTGAGATGGAGTCATTCATTAACAGTTATTTCTCATTTATCCTGTAATTAATGTGCTTTTGTTGTAAGGTTTACTATTTGATTTATCTTCTACTATAGCCATTGGCTTGAATAAATATGTACCTTACATGACAGGCAAAGGTACCCCAATAAGAATTGTATTGGGAAAAAGCAAGATGATATTGGGATTGCTAGAAGGTATTCCAACGATGTTGAAGGGTGAAGTTGCAATGGTAATATTTTCATTGTTTCCAAAACTCTgtgtattaaaaaagaaaataggcaAAGTATATGGCAAagaatggagaagaaaaaactcaatgtacaccatatatatttcacgaaaaaatatttggaatttgttTCTTAATCCTTGTAGCCTTCACTAATTTTTGTTGTGTCTGaaagttttcattttacttCATGGAAAAGGACCTTCTAGAGTGAGCAAATTAAGTACTGTGATGGTTTAAATATGCTGGTATATTTTACTTACTACAAAATTGTATTGCTTTTCACAGTTTAAGATGAAGCCTCAATTGCACTATGGTGAGGATGAGTGTCCATTTTCAGCATCTGATAACTTTCCAAAGGATGATGAACTTCATTTTGAGATTGAGatgatagattttttcaaaGCTAAGGTGAGCCTATCAATTTTGAAATCCTCTTGTGCGGAACTTCACTCCCAGCACAGAGtcattttcattactttttggGGTGGTTGTTACAATATCAGTTCTATTGACTGAAATTTGTTCAAGATCGTGGACCTTCAACTAATTGGTGTTTTCTTGCAAATGTTTGATTTGCTTTTGATGACTTTAAATCTGAAGAATAAGTGAGTAATTGCATGTGACATATCTTTAGTTCTAATATTTGCTTGTCTAATTTGCTGATTTTCAGGTTGTTAGTGATGATCTGGGAGTTTTAAAGAAGGTATTGGAAGCTACATGGTTGTTTCATTGTTTATAATTTCATAAGGGTCTTGCTATGATCTTAGGGTACTTTATTGGGAACCTGAGATGTTTTCAGACAATGAAAAGACTGCAAAATTCATTATGATTAATGTCTTTAACCATTATTGTCTGCATGTTGTGGTTCTATTAGATGCTGGCTGTaaccttttaatttttaattttctttttgtttcttagtGTCTCTCGTTCACCAGTGAGAGTATCTGTTCTGAATTGTTGCATTGGCTTTATGAAAGAATTATAAATACATTGAAGTGAATTtctttatattgtaataatgaaatctTAGTCTGCTGtcgaaaaaaggaaaagataagaAACACGATGGTGATCTATCTGAGTTCTCACTTCATTTTTTCTGAGTAAGCATGTGATATTTATAAGACTTTGAAAACTCCTATATGAACAGGTGATAAATGAAGGGCAGGGTTGGGAATCACCAAGAGAACCTTATGAAGTAAAAGCCTGGTAGGAGTTTGTTCTTGtcactttatatattttcctCTCTTCTATGTTAATGTTAAACTGCAAAGTGGAATGCTTGAAGTTCCTGGAGTATGATTGTTCCAGGATTTCTGCAAAGACTGGTAATGGGAAGTTAATTCTGTCACACACACAGGGAGAACCACATTTCTTTACTTTTGGAAAATCAGAGGTCAGCAACACATTCCCTATGATTTACTTTCTCCAAATTGTTAGACatgcttggttttttttttttttttctttttcataatggAATGATATGCATAATgaagttttttatgttttaactcaATCTTAGCTTGCTAATTTGTTGAGATAAACTCAGAAAAGCATGAAGCTTTTAGCTGATTAGAAAAACTATGTCTCTTGGATATAACTGGGGAGAATGCTACTTTTTTCCTGTACACGAGCTTATGCACTTTTCTATAAGGTGTTTTTCATTGCTCATTTGTAAATTAGGTACCTAAAGGTCTTGAGATGGGAATTGGAACAATGACACGGGGAGAGAAGGCTATAATATTTGTCACCAGTCAGTACTTAACTCCATCGCCTTTGATCCCCGTGATAGAAGGTTTTGAAGAAGTTCATTTTGAGGTGGAGCTTGTCCACTTCATTCAGGTCTGAAGCTCTTTCTATTGGCAAAACATAGTTATTTGCTCAGCTCATCTATATGTATGTCAACTATTCGCTGTTTACGAATGATTTTCTGAGCTTTTGAGTCTTTGATTTGCAACTGCTTAATAGTGTGCTTTCTTCTTGGTCatggttcctttttttttttggcggtGCATTACATATTTCAtccttttcttatatatatatatatatatatatatatatgaaaaaccaCCCTTCCCCCTTTAGATTCAAATGCTGTCTTGTTGCTTCAAGGTGATGTTGGTTTATTAAAATATCCAAGTCATGTAAAGCATTAGGTTCATTCTGTCTGAAGTTGTAATGTAAGAcattaactttttatttttatttttatttttattgtactcTTCCATCCCTTGTGTCACACGTAATGTAGTTTGTTCCGGTATTGTTGAGTTAATCCCTAGATATCAGACAAGCATCCAGCTGGATTCGTACTGAAAGATGAGTTTACTTTCTATTTATGCATTGACAGGTGCGGGACATGCTTGGAGATGGACGCCTAATAAAACGTCGGATTCGTGATGGAAAAGGTTGGGTTGGGTTTCGGAATATTTCTTCTCCCCTTTGCAATTGATATTAGTTGGTAAACTGAGACTAAAGGATGCTGTATGATTTATCTACTTGCACATGGTTTTGGTTCTAGCTACTGCCTTTTCAGcttcttcatttaattttattattatttcatgaacCTAAACATGATGCTATTCTGAAATGTTCAAACAATTAGGTGAATTTCCAATGGACTGCCCTCTTCATGACAGTCTATTACGAGTCCATTACAAGGGCATGCTTCTTAATGATGAGAAGAGGGTCTTTTACGATACAAGAGTTGACAACAATGGTCAGCCTTTGGAGTTCAGTTCTGGAGAAGGGCTTGTGAGTTTTATGGGAAAATTCATGctatgtttgaatatttttaatcattaagttgcAAATTTTTAGCATTGAAGACCACATTAGCTTAGAACTCAACTCACTAACAATGCAAGATCACACAAGTCTGACCAATTTGTGCTTAATCTTTGGTGCTATAATGCAATTCAACtgagtgaaaattaatttttgtatgcTAGGTGCCTGAGGGATTTGAAATGGCTGTTCGTTTGATGCTGCCTGGTGAGATAGCTCTTGTCACATGTCCACCTGATTATGCATATGACAAATTCCCGAGGTTACTTTAAAAACTATAACTTTCCCTCTCTGATTGCTATTCAGTGTCGCCAAAACAACATATATAGAGTATTTTGGCTATTGTTCTAATTGTCTTTTCCATTATCCATTATGTCGATCTCCTTTCTTCTACTTTGAAATACGTGACAGAAAATTTTCCCTGATATGATCAGGCCTGCTAATGTTCCTGAAGCTGCTCACATTGAATGGGAAATTGAACTTCTTGGTTTTGAGATGCCAAAGGTAATctatgaatgtatttttttttcatgcagcATATTTGATGCTATAAAACCTATTATGGCAACCATAGCATATTTCCCTAGGCTAGTGTCAACTGGCTGCAGAAGTGCTATTGTTGACAATTAGACTTGTGTTTAGTTGGATATAAGAACTCTCTAATTGTTGAAAAGggtcatttattttaaaatttggttaacgtcttattttaattgaagaaatTGGAGTTTTACTCAGTTtgcttggatttttttattgatgGCTGATGTATACTCTTAACTCTTGGTCAGATCCATTTCCTTTTGATTTCTCTTTCaggaagaaattagaaattttaaatttctaggATGAAGATTGAACCAATGCTAGACTCATATACCAAACATATGGATGTCCAAAAGATCAATGGATCTGAGTTTAGATTGGCTTTTCAACATCCACAGAAACTACTACATGACAGATGATTCCTTTTAAAACCTCTTGAAATTTGTTTTGGGCTTTAAGTTTCTTTGCTGGGTGTATATTTAGTAATAActtgtgtttaaatttctttaagaGAAGTGGACCTGAATTTAGTTGTAGATTTCTTTAGTTTTGAGATTTCTTTTCTTGATTAAACCCTGAGTACCTTCAGATGTTTTCTGGTTAAGTGATGAAGTGATTGACACTTATAAGTTATATTGCATAATTTGTGCATGATTTGAATACAAATTGCAGGATTGGACTGGTTTGAACTTCAAAAGTATCATGGATGAAGCAGAGAAGATCAGACACACGGTATGCCACTGACATATAATGTGGTGCATCGGTCCATCTAGTAGCTATGGGATGTTTTACACATCTTATCACATCAAACTTGCCTATGCACAACTGTTGCAGTCTACCGATATAGCCCATGTTTTATCATTGTTCTATGTTGATAAATGACGTTAACTATCCTTACCCTAAAAAAATGACTCAAGTGTCATTCAAGTGAGAGCATCTTACTTGGACCAAGGAAAGTGAGATCTCTCATGCTTTTGTTCATTGTCAGGGTAACAGGCTGTTCAAAGAAGGAAAGTTTGAACTTGCTAAAGCAAAGTATGATAAGGTaattttttcatcctttttttataataaagtatttCAGATATATATTGTTAACTTTTCTAGATGTTATCAATCAAAGAAAAACTTGCATTGAATCTTGACCAAGTTTTGAGATGGAATTGCCATTTTATAAAGTACAGCTTTCAGTTACTGTAATTGTTGAAAGATATCAATCATGTCGCCCAATCTGGCTGTTGCTGTACTGCtacatcataaatattatttatttattgagtggTTGACTTTTCTGACTTGGAATGGTTAATTCTTTCAATAACTGTTGTGGATGGACTCAAATGCTAGCACCTACTTTGGCATTAAGTACTTGAATAATCTTTTTCACCAGCCAATGAAAACTGTGCTATTGATATAAACAATATTCTTCTGAATCAACAACTAGAATTTCTCATCTAAAATGTTGCCAATGTATCTGTTGTTCTTTCAAGTCATATAATATTATGGTTGATGCATTAGGTGCTCCGGGAATTTAATCATGTCAATCcacaagatgatgatgaagggAAGGAGTTTGCAAATACACGAGTAAGTTCGCTTTTTATTCTTATAGGAAACTAAGGCAGCTGCAATTGGTTGATTCTTGATAATGTCATCTCCTAATAGTTTAGCAATCATTTCAATTTTGCtaagtttttctttcttgttttgaaGAATCTTTTGCATCTGAATGTGGCTGCTTGTCAGCTGAAACTTGGAGAATGCAGAAAGTCCATAGAGACATGCAATAAGGTATGCTTTGTGACTTCAAATTGTGGCAGCCCTGTTTGTTTCTTGGGGAACAAATATTTTAGCAATCAAATGAGTTCTTAgctttaataattgtaataaGCTGTCAGTTGATTTTATTGAAGAAGTCAATTAATTGTATATGTAAGATATGTAAATCAACcccttccttctttcttctcccCGTGTTGGTCTTGGGAAAAATGCCTCCTGTCTCTCTGTCTCCCGCTTGGAATGACAGTGATATGTAAATTGTTAGCAATGAAGTGTCTATCTCTTATAGCAAACTATGAATCATTGGTTGGCTTTATCACCCTCTAATGTCATCATGGGCCATTACCATGAACAATTTAGTTGTTTGGTGCATGAATACAAACAATATATAAGGAGATGTAATTGATTAAAAGCCTATCCTCTCTAACTCTGAAAGAAACCCTGCATGCTCATAGGTTTCAGACCATTATTGCACTGTAGATCTTCAACTGGTttttgtaattgatttcaaaggccaagaaaaattttcttgagttttgttTCTGATGTCTATTCATCCTGAAACTATTTAGGTCTTGGATGCAAACCGTGCACATGTGAAGGGTTTATATCGCCGTGGAATGGCTTACATGGAAGCTGGAGATTTTGAGGAAGCAAGGGCTGATTTCAAAATGGTAATgctattaaaacaaaaacaatagcaatgtattctttatttttatttttaaactatgagGAGTAACTAATAATTGGTGGTCATAGTATGCGATCATTAAATTCTTCACACCATTTTAAAACTTGCTTCTGGATGTGTCATCAGATGATGAAAAGTGACAAGTCATCTGAAGCGGAGGCAACCGCTGCTCTTTTAAAACTCCAGCAGAAGGAGCAGGTGGGTTAGAGACCCACAAATTTTCTTTGTAGTAGTATCTGAGCCGGAATTGAAAAATGGTTTATATCATTGCATCTGCTGATCAATTGATGTGCAGGAAGTTGAAAGGAAGGCTCGGAAACAATTTAAAGGTCTATTTGACAAGAAGCCCGGGGAAATTGCTGAGGTTGGAGATAGAGAAGAAGATCATAATACAGGTGAAAAGCAGAACAACATTGACAAGGGGGATTCAGATGCGGAAAATTCAGATGAATCACATGAAGATGCAGCCGATGCACGTCAAATGGGTTGGTTCTCCCACTTCTGGCCGACTGGTAGAAGACTATTTTCAGGTCTTGGATTGCAGAGATGCACCATTTTATGATTTGGATGTCAAAATAACATCCTGGCCCGGTCATGGTAAATTATGTCATTCCCAGTCATTGAGTGCGGTGGCAATTTATGTTTGGGTTGGTGGCCGGAGAAAGAATCAGTTGTAACAAGCATACATGTACCAAGAAATACAAAATAGCAAATGAATGACCATCTCTAAGGCACCTTTGAGATTTATGCATTTGATGTATTGAATTTAGAACACCTGAAACCCCTAAAGGCGTACTGTGCAAATTACCTTCTATCATTTTGTTCACTGCTCTACGAATTGCATCGGCAAAGTCAACTTCACTTTGTATGTTCGACGAATCAGTTTCAATGGCGCCCCACGGCAAGTTTGAATCAATCACACTAACAATCAAAGATTGGTTGATGCATTTTGATGTGAGCTAGTAGTGTAGGTTTTACATGCTCAAGAGGCAGATGCAGGGGTGTGTGGTTTTggcaattattttaattttgttcattTACACTTAACAATCTAATTAAgattgtttttctattttctatcgGACCGGGGATgccattaataataatataaaggaTCAATGAGATCAGTACCATGTTATATATCCAGCTCGTCGatttgagagtatttttctagACAAATAGTCTTCTTAATGGCATGCATGAGGTAATTATCAGGTCATGTAGTCCTTTGGATTTAGCTATGCAAGCTGTATACACTGAGTTGACCATTTGAACTCCCCCCCGCTTCTGGTCTTTCTAGATAATGCGCATGATATGTTCTAATTTTCAAGCAGTGATCGAGCTAGGTGTATATAAGTGCCCCCACCCATGCACATGCATGTACGTTGATGCAACTTTCTATTTCTACTCGACTGTCCGAATaggaaaattaaatttcaaaaagggaaaaaagaagaagaagaagaagaagatgcataTTGTTGCATGGGAAATACTTTAGACACAaaggaattatataaaaataaacctacaaactgatgtgcCTTGATATggtacgtcaaattgtaaagttacttttattgtaaagtagatttaacggatCACATtaaaccacatcagtttatgagtttagttttgtataatctctttatatatgtagCAGTTCTCTTCTTTCAACTATTAAGCATATAAAATAAACAGTTGAAGGATGTTTAATTCAACCTTACTAATTATCACAGCAGCAATATTGGTGACAACACGCAGTCAGTTAACATGATCTGTGTCATATCGATCGATAGAAATCTCCacacattacatatatattaacacTAATAAAAACTAGCTAGTACCTGCAAATTCTGTGgaaactctttgaaaaaaagttagaatccatcataaaaagaaatagatacttttaattgagtttttcaAATGCTTACACAGGAATCTATTTTTACACAGAAATATTAGATACTTTTAATTGAGTTGGAATCTGTCTAAATCGTTTTCCCGATAAATCATCAAGATATATATAGGAGAACCAGATCACACAGAACAAAGAAAGTTACCGATATAAACAGATTGCTACCGCATGCATGATAAGAACGGAAACAGCAGTGAAAGTACACCCTGCATGCACATCCTTCGGAATACATTAACTCTTGATACGAAATTAAACTTTAGACATGATACCGGCGGAGGACGGCATGTTCACGGCAGGTTTGGCTGTGGCAATGGCACGAGTCTTGATGATGAAGAACCCAAGGGCATGACCGGCCACCGCGGCTATGAAGATTCCAAGGTTGAAGGACATGACGGAGAGCATGACTAAGTAAGCTAAACCCATGCGAAAGGCATAGACGGTGGCCTGAGTCAACCCGCCTACAATCGGTTTCGTCCCCGGCTTCACGGCCGGCAAGATGGACAAGACCTCTATAGCTAGGGCTAGCAAAAAGACAAAGAAGAGAGCCAACACGTACATGCCGAGGTTTTGGTTGGGCCACCCGGAGAATAGGACTATAGCATCTTTGCCCCAGTAGAAGCTCATGTGCATCATCATGTGGTTGCTCATGCCACCATTCGGCATGGTTCCGGAAGGAGGCATGTCCATGTGATCTCCATGATCATGTTCATTAGAcattttcagagagagagagagagagagttggctGGAGGAAATTATGCAAGTTTTTCTTGCTGATTGTATATGTAAACAAGAAAACCAATGACACTGGAGGTGATGACGAGGTCTGAAATCATATAAATGGTTGTTTGACAGCTTTGAttatcctttctttttgttttaatatgtaaaatttttatattcccTGAGAATTTGTTTGCTTGTTCATctagtcattttcattttttcttggcCGTTTCTTCGTCTACTCGATCGGGTGCGTGGAAATTGGGCtgtaaagaaaaagagaggttTGTGAGCGCCGGGGTACTTGACTTGCAGACAGACGTACCGCACGTATAGGAAGGGTTAGGCTCTACTTAATTCGTGGAATAAATGGCTCCTTGGCTTTTATTTTGGCCATTTACAATAGAAAGGAATGACCACTTTCACACCCTTTTCAGTCTTTCTCACCTATTTCCGTTTAATCCTATtacatatttgaaaaattattttatttataaatcagtGTACACATTTCATATTATTGATGTGACAAGATTTACAAATTTCTTGAGCTAGGGACTTGATGTAATCTTTGGCTTTTACATCTATGGTTTCTTTATGATccgtttggttgttgagaaacCGGGTGAACAAAAATCGAATCTTGGATTCTTGCAGTCTTCTTCATAATGCCTATCTGTTTTGAAAAACTTGTGCATCTAAAATGCCAGACTTCGTTTCATCTATTCCGGTGTCTTTTActtttctcggcaaccaaacagaACTAGCATGTACATACACACAAAGCACCAAAAGTATACAagttttatgtatatatttgacatgtaatattttttatgaccaTACATGCATGTGATTGTAGATCTTGAGTTTGTGTTTATCtgatttttttatcaatgtttTTTCTCCTAGATATGTGAGTTTCTAGATATGGGGCTGACTTATTGGACGAAGTTTATTAGAATTACCTTAAGCAAGACGAGTTTTCACAAATAAAaatgctagatatagttttaGGATATGCAAGTTTGCGCGcgtattttgaaaaatagtggagtCAACTattaaaaagtgagttttgctattcatcatccccacacactactcttatttttattttttatttttaaaatttgttttatttttcctcaactaattgagttcttctactcatcatttatacacaacatatttagtaagaaaaaaaataaaaaattttgtgtaATGTGTGGCgtgtggatgatgagtagaatttttcttaaaaagtaGGGCTAGGTAGTAGGCCCTAGCATCTGACCCCCTCCTGGGGTAGCGTGCCGGCAAATAGTGCTAAGGGACAAGGTCTAGGttgtacatacatacacatatatatatatatatatatattaaaaagatagAATTGTAATAAAACAACTTCATTTTGGAGAGCTACAAAATGACATTGTTTTgtattaggttttgttttaaatgcaTTCCCCTGCTGCAGCTCTTTCCTCCTctctattttattgttggtCTCTCATCGTCGCCATTCAGTCTCTCGAACTCTCTCCCTCTTGTTGTCGCTCCCAGCCCTAGGTATCTCTCTCGATGTGCAATGGCACACATCGCACGGGGAGGGCTTGGAGGCCAAACTCACTCCCTGAGTGTTCGAGTTTGCACACCTCATAACTACACAAATAATTTCCCTTCCAAAATCAAATCTCTTGCTCGTCTTACAACACATCCAATTGTTAAGATTATAATTCTACGTCATTTAAGAAGCTGCTAGTGTCTTCCAAATTAATTCCacattttaagattattttt
Encoded proteins:
- the LOC121267886 gene encoding peptidyl-prolyl cis-trans isomerase PASTICCINO1, translating into MALDEDTEQESAPQKKKPPTDDEKRKSKIVPGSLMKALMRPGGGDSRPSDGDQVLYHCTIRTLDGVVVESTRFENGGKGTPIRIVLGKSKMILGLLEGIPTMLKGEVAMFKMKPQLHYGEDECPFSASDNFPKDDELHFEIEMIDFFKAKVVSDDLGVLKKVINEGQGWESPREPYEVKAWISAKTGNGKLILSHTQGEPHFFTFGKSEVPKGLEMGIGTMTRGEKAIIFVTSQYLTPSPLIPVIEGFEEVHFEVELVHFIQVRDMLGDGRLIKRRIRDGKGEFPMDCPLHDSLLRVHYKGMLLNDEKRVFYDTRVDNNGQPLEFSSGEGLVPEGFEMAVRLMLPGEIALVTCPPDYAYDKFPRPANVPEAAHIEWEIELLGFEMPKDWTGLNFKSIMDEAEKIRHTGNRLFKEGKFELAKAKYDKVLREFNHVNPQDDDEGKEFANTRNLLHLNVAACQLKLGECRKSIETCNKVLDANRAHVKGLYRRGMAYMEAGDFEEARADFKMMMKSDKSSEAEATAALLKLQQKEQEVERKARKQFKGLFDKKPGEIAEVGDREEDHNTGEKQNNIDKGDSDAENSDESHEDAADARQMGWFSHFWPTGRRLFSGLGLQRCTIL
- the LOC121267933 gene encoding copper transporter 6-like encodes the protein MSNEHDHGDHMDMPPSGTMPNGGMSNHMMMHMSFYWGKDAIVLFSGWPNQNLGMYVLALFFVFLLALAIEVLSILPAVKPGTKPIVGGLTQATVYAFRMGLAYLVMLSVMSFNLGIFIAAVAGHALGFFIIKTRAIATAKPAVNMPSSAGIMSKV